The segment TTGTGCTTAATGTTATTTTTATCAACAATAACTTTTGAGTAATGGAATTCGTGTCCGTTGAATTTTTCACCTTTTTTGGAGATGATATTGTCCTGGGTTACTTCAGCAATCGTATATTTCAGTGCCTGCACGCGATCTGTTAAAATTGACTTGTAAGGATATACATCTACCATTTTATCTTCGTGGATGGAATTCATAAGATACATTAAACCACCACATTCGGCAAAAATAGGCCTACTTTCGAGGTGGAAGTCTTTGATTTCTTTAAGCATATTTTCATTTGCACTAAGCTGTTTTGAAAAGAGCTCAGGATATCCTCCGCCAATGTATAATCCGTCAACATCAGGCAGTCCTTCATCTTTCAATGGTGAAAAATAAACCACTTTAGCATTATTTGCTTCTAAAGATTCAATATTCTCTTTATAATAAAAATTAAAAACTTCATCAAAAGCCACACCTATTTTAACAGGCTGTTTATTTAATTTATTCCATATCGGAACAATGTCTGATGTTATTTTAGGTGCGGTTTTTGCAATTTCCACTAATCGGTCCAAATCGATTGAATTTTTTATTGTTTCAGACCATATGTCAATAAATTTCAGAGAATTTTCCCTCTCAACAGCAGGAACAAGACCTAAATGTCTCTGTTCAATAGAAATATTGTCATCACGAACAATTCCTCCAATTACCTCTGTTTTGGTTATCTCTTCAATTGAACGTTTTGTCTTTTCATAGTGGGCCTTGTTTTTTACCTTATTCAGGATAACTCCGGCAATATTTACTTCAGAATCCAGTGCTTTAAAACCTAAAACCAATGCCGCAGCACTTTTAACAAGACTTCTTGAATTGATTATTAAAACTACAGGCGCTTTAAGTGATTTAGCTACTGATGCAGTACTTCCAATGTCATTTATTGAATCGATTCCTTCATAAAGGCCCCTTACTCCTTCAATAACTGCAATGTCTTTATCTTTCATTGCTTTAAGATAAGAATCTCTGACCTGTCCGTCTTTCATAAAAAAGGAATCCAGGTTTCTGGAGGTGTTTCCGGTTGCTAACGTATGATATGAAGGGTCAATATAGTCAGGTCCTACTTTAAAGGGCTGTACATTGTACTTTTCACTTAATGCTTTCATTATTCCGGTAGCAATTGTTGTTTTTCCAACGGCACTACCGGTTCCTGCTAGAATAATTCTCATAATAATAGATTGTAGGTGCTATTATATTAATTAATTGTTATTTTGTATTATTATTTTAAATGATTTTTTTCCAAATTTTAATTTTTTCTGTTTTGCCCTAATGTTCACTGACTATTTTATATAATATTAAAACTAAAATTTATATCATAATATATGGTGGTTAAATGAGAATTTTACTAATTCATTCTGATTATTTAAATTACAATGTAAAGAATAAGACACCTGTAGCTGAAGAAATAGAGGAAGCTAAAAAAGAAGGTTCCTTTGATGACTCTTTAGTAGTATTTACAGCTGTTGAAAAAGATGATGAAAATAATCCAGAAGGTATTGTTAAAAATTTAGTTAGTGAAGTTATGAAAGCTAATGATCAAGTTAAAGCTGAAAATATTGTATTATATCCATATGCTCACTTATCTTCATCATTAAGCTCTCCAAAAGTCGCTGTTCAAATCTTAAAAGATGCAGAAGAGGCTTTACTTGCTGAAAATTTAAGTGTTAAAAGAGTACCTTTCGGATGGTATAAGGCCTTTGAAATTTCATGTAAAGGCCACCCGTTAAGTGAACTTTCAAGAACAATAACTGCTGATGCGGAAGAAGTTAAAGTTGAAAGAAAACCTTCCAAATGGCAAATTCTTGAAGGAGACAAAATCACTGAAATTGAAGAGTTTAATTTTGACAATCATGCATTCAAACAGTTAGTTGATTATGAACTCGGACGTGGAGCATCTGATGAAGGTGAACCTCCTCACGTTAAACTGATGAGAGAAAAAGAAATCTGTGATTATGAACCTGCTTCCGATGTAGGAAACCTCAGATGGTATCCGAAAGGAAAATTAATCAGAGATTTGCTTGCAGATTATGTTTATGACCTGACTGTTGAACGTGGAGCAATGCCTGTTGAAACTCCAATTTTCTATGATCTGGACAATCAGGCAATTTATGAGCATGCTTACAAATTCGGTGAAAGACAATACAGAACCGACACCAAAAAGAATTTGATGCTTAGATTTGCGGCTTGTTTCGGTGCATTCAGATTAATGTCAGATTCATATTTGACCTGGAAAAATTTACCTGCTAAAATTTTTGAGCTGACCAGATACAGTTTCCGTTATGAGAAAAAAGGAGAAGTTGTCGGTCTTAAAAGATTAAGAGCATTTACCATGCCTGACTGCCACTCATTCTGTACCGATGTACATGCATCTTTAGAAGAGTTTTCCCAGCAGACCGACATGTGTATGCAAACAGGTAAAGATTTGAATTTGGACTTTGAAGTAATTTTCAGAGCAACTCAGGACTTCTTTGAAGAAAACGAACAGTGGATGTATGAAATTGCTCGCAAATTCAATAAACCTATTCTTTTAGAAATTTTACCTGAAAGACATCATTACTGGGTATGTAAAATAGATTTAGCTAATATTGACGCTTTAGGCCGTCCAATTGAAAATCCAACAGTTCAAATCGATGTTGAAAGTGGTAAAAGATTTGATATTACCTACCTTGGAGAAGACGGCAAACAGCACAATCCTACAATCCTTCACACTTCCCCTACCGGAAGTATTGAAAGGGTTTTATGCGCAATGCTTGAAAAAACCGCTATTGAAATCAATGAAAGATCTCCAATGCTTCCAACCTGGTTAAGCCCTATCCAGGCAAGAATTCTTACAGTTGGAGAAGCACATGAAGAATTTGCAGAAGAACTGTATCAAAAAATCAATGCGGCAAATATTCGTGTAGACATTGACGACAGAGATGAAAGTGTCGGTAAAAAAATCAGAAATGCAGCTAAAGAATGGATTCCTTACATTTTTGTTATTGGAGACAAAGAAGTTGAATCCGGCAAGTTCCAGGTAACTGTACGTGAAACCGGTGAAAAAGTTGACATGACAGTCGATGAATTAATAGCTGAAATTAATGAAAAATGTGAAGGAAAACCTTTCAGAAAATTGCCTTTGCCTAAGGATATTTCAAAAAGGATTAATTTCCAATAATTATATTTACAAATAAAAATATACTATAAATTGTTATTATATTACGGAGGAAATTTAATGGACTCAATGTATAGAATTGGAGAAGCTCTTATTGGAGATGGCCCTGAATTAGCACATGTTGATTTATTAATCGGTGATAAACAAGGACCAGTTGGTCAAGCTTTTGCTAATGGTTTATCTAATCTTTCTGTAGGACACACTCCTTTAACAAGTGTAATTAGACCTAACTTAATGACCAAACCAGCTACTTTAATCATTCCTAAAGTAACTGTTGGTGATTTGGATGATGCAAGTAAAATATTTGGACCTGCACAAACTGCTGTCGCAAGAGCAGTAGCTGATGCAGTGGAAGACGGATACATCCCAAAAGACATTGTTGAAGATATTGTAATAAATGTCAGTGTATTCATTGACCCTTCTGCTAAAGATTACAGAAAAATTTATCAGTACAACTATGGTGCAACTAAATTAGCTATCAGAAGAGCTATGGAAGGATACCCATCTATTGATAAAGTACTCGCAGAAAAAGACCGTGGAACTCACCCAATCATGGGATTCAAAGTCAAAAAACTTTGGTCACCACCATACTTACAAGTTGCTCTTGACTTAGATAATGAAGCTGCAATGGAAAGAATCATTTCAGAATTGCCTGATAATGACAGAATCCTTCTTGAAGCAGGTACTCCACTTGTCAAAAAATTCGGTGTTGGAATTATCGGTAAAATCAGAGCTTTACGTCCAGATGCATTCATTATTGCTGATTTAAAAACCTTGGATGTTGGTCGTGTTGAAGTTAAAATGGCTGCTGATGAAACTGCAGATGCAGTAGCTATTTCTGGTTTAGGTACCATCGAATCAATTGCTAAAGCAATCCATGAAACTCAAAAACAAGGTATTTATTCCATCCTTGATATGATGAACGTTGACGGTTTCGCTGATAAATTAGCTTTACTCCCTGATGACTTAAAACCTGACATTGTTTTATTACACAGAAATGTCGATATGGAATCATACATGGCAGAACATGGTGAAGACACTGGTGACATGACCGAATGGGGTAACATCAAAGATATTAAATCTGTTCTCGGTAAGAAAGGTCTTGTTGCTGTTGCTGGTGGTATTAAACCTACAAATGTTGAAGAAGCAATCGAAAAAGGCGCAAACATCATTATTGCAGGTAGATACATCATTGGTTCAAGAGACGTAAGAAGAGCTGCACAGGACTTCTTAGAACACTTTGACCCAGATCCAGACAACATGAGACTTGCTATGGATGAAGATGAAAATATTGAAGTAAAAGACTGAGAAACATTAGTAAATTAGATTTATTCTAATTTACAACTATTTTTTTTTAAAAGGAGTTTTTAATATGGGATTTTGCAATTCATGTGGAAGACCAATAGTTAAAGAAGATTATGGGACCAATAAGGACGGAAGTTTAAATCCGGAATTCTGTAAAGACTGTTTTCAAAATGGAGAATATACCGAGCCTGATATAACTCTAAATGAAATGATTATTAGAAAATCAAAAGAAATGATGGCTAAAAATCCAAGGCTTGCTGAAACCCATGCTACAGGCATTACAACAATGTTCATTCCTGGATTAAAAAGGTGGAATCCTGAATTTCAGGATGATTATAAAGATATAAAAGATCTTTAACTTCTACTTTTTAAAATAAATTCTCTTACTTTATTAGCTATATACTCATCGTGAGATTTATTGTTTTTAATATTATATAGCTCTTCTTCTAAAGCGTTATATTTATCAACCAGCTCATTGTATTCCAGACGAAGTGAATCGTAATCTTTTTCCAAATCTTCGTTAAGTTCATACATTTCAGCATAACTGGTTTTTGTATTAAGATTTTCCTGTTTTAACTGATCATATTTTGAGCTTACCTGATTGTAGCTTTCTTTTATTGAGGAGTGTTCTTCTTTTAAAGTGGAGCATTTGGTTTTTAAATTTTTATTTTCTTCTTTAATGCTGGAGTATTTGGTTTTGAGGTTTTCGTTTTCGGTTTTAATATTCACGAATTTGGTTTTGAGGTTTTCGTTTTCAATGATTAACTTTGAATGCTTGTCTCTGATTAAATTATTTTCATGTTTTAATTCATTGAGATTATCTTCATGCAAGGATTTAAATTTATTTTCGATTTCAGCTATATCGTTGTTTTTTTGTGTAATTTCGGCTTTTAAACTTTCAATCTCATTTTTAAATTCTAAAGTGGAAGGATTTAGATTATCCTCTAACTGTCTTTCCAATTCTTTCACTTCCTCAACATGTAAATAATTCGCTACTTTCAATGCCTGATTTTCCTCAGTCATGTTTTTAAAATTTTCAATTTCTCCTTGAGGTATAATTAAAACTTCTTCCTTGTTCTGGTAGATGTCTTCTTGTTTCGGTACTGTGATTTGAATTTGTTCTGTAGTGTATTTTTTTCTCTCACCATTTTTTAATGTTCTATTATATTCTCTAGAATATTTTTTTACAATACCTTTACCCACTTTCATAATTAAATCCTCATTTGTAAGTTTTGTTTGTTTATAATTATAAATCTTACCTATAAATTCAAAAAGAGTAAAGGGATAATATGAATTCTTAAAATATTTAATGATTGCAGTACATACTATTTTTTATGAAAGTTTTTGGAATTTGCGCTAGTCCTAGAAACAGTACTACAGAATACGTTTTAAAAGAAGCTTTAAGTAATCTGGAAGCAGACGGATTTCAAACAGAAATCTTTACTTGCCGGGCTAAAGATATAAAGCCATGTATGCATTGTGATTACTGTCTGGAAAATAAAAAATGCATTATTGATGATGATATGGCAGATGTCTACGAAGGCCTTCAGAATGCTGACGGCATTATTTTGGCTACTCCTGTTCAAAGTGGGGGCATAAGCAGCAATTTATCTGCTATTATGGATAGAACAAGGGCTTTGGAAGCTGTTGATTACAATTTGCTTCGAGGAAAAATCGGCATGAGCATTGCAGTCGGCGGCGACAGAACCGGCGGCCAGGATTTTGCTCACTTAAAAAATATAACCTATTTCATGATACATGGAATTATTCCTGTCAGCGGAGGTCCTTTCGGATCTAATTTGGGAGCTTCATTCTGGTCAAATGATTCTATGGAAGATATTATGAATGACACTTATGGAATGGAGTCATTGATGAGGACTTTACATGAATTTAAAAATTTTCTAAATAAGTATATTTAAATACTAAAATTAATTTATATTAATATTAACTGATTTTTAAAGGTATATTATGGCGAATAAGTTAGTACGTGGAAGTTTAATAATTTTTATAGGAAATATTATTTTCCGTATCGGCGGGTATATCTACCGTTTTTTAATGGCTATACTGTTAGGTCCTACAGCTTATGGTATTTTAGGAATAACATTGCCGTTTCAGGGTATTTTTCAAACTCTCGCTGCGGGCGGACTTCCTCCGGCTATTGCTAAATATGTTGCTGAATATGAAGCTGTCGATGAGCATGATATGGCCCGTCAGACAATTTATACGGCTTTAAAGATTATGGTATTTCTGGGTATATTTTTGGGAATACTCATGATTTTCGTTGTCGCACCTGTTTTGGCCTATAAGTACTTGGGCAAGCCTTTGGCATTAGTTCCATTGCAGATTGTTGGTTTAATTACTCCTTTCAGTGTAATTGTCGGCGCATTTAGAGGTGCATTCCAGGGTGTCTATAAGATGGAGTATATTGTCTATACCAGAGCTGTAGAGCAACTGGGAATGATTTTATGTGCAACTGCCTTTGTTCTGATAGGTTTTTCAACTGTCGGAGCATTATGGGGTACTGTTATAGGTTATTCTCTTGCAGCTGTTTCTGCTATATACATATTTAAAGTTTACATGCCAAAATATATTCCAAAACCAAGTGAAAACTTTACTTTTACACGTCGTGATGAGTTAAAATTGGCTGGAACATTAGTCAAATTCTCTATTCCGGTTATCATCACAGCTATTGCTGAAATGCTTATTTATAATGTATGTACTATTGTTATGGGTAAATTCCTGACATTTGCTGATGTCGGATTCTTTGCAGCGGCAGATCCTATTTCAAGGCTGCCTTTGATGATTTCAATTTCTGTGGCAACTACAATTCTGCCTGCTTCTTCTGAGGCATTTAAAGTTAAAGATATTGATGCTCTTCAGAAATATGTCGGAGAATCATATAAGATTTCACTGCTCTTTGTTGTTCCGATGTGTGTAGGTCTTGCATTGTTTGCAGTTCCTACTTTAAGTTTGCTGTATTTCAAAAATCCCGCTTATGTTGCTGGTGCATCCGCTCTTGCAATACTGGCAATAGGTATGACATTCTATTCTATCTTTTCAATTTCCACAAGTATTGTTCAGGGAATTGGAAATCCTAGAATTCCGATGTATATTCTGATTGTCGGTTCAATCATTACAGGAATCTTAAGCTGGACTTTAATTCCTACTATGGGTATTGCAGGCGGTGCTTTAGCTACTACTATTGCCTGTTTTGTAATGATGGTGCCTTGCGTTTACTTTGTATTTAAATTAACTAAAACTAAAGCTCCAACCGTACCTGTTATTAAAATATTGGCCGCTACATTAATTATGGGAGCTTTCGGATACTTTATTCCTA is part of the uncultured Methanobrevibacter sp. genome and harbors:
- a CDS encoding flippase, translating into MANKLVRGSLIIFIGNIIFRIGGYIYRFLMAILLGPTAYGILGITLPFQGIFQTLAAGGLPPAIAKYVAEYEAVDEHDMARQTIYTALKIMVFLGIFLGILMIFVVAPVLAYKYLGKPLALVPLQIVGLITPFSVIVGAFRGAFQGVYKMEYIVYTRAVEQLGMILCATAFVLIGFSTVGALWGTVIGYSLAAVSAIYIFKVYMPKYIPKPSENFTFTRRDELKLAGTLVKFSIPVIITAIAEMLIYNVCTIVMGKFLTFADVGFFAAADPISRLPLMISISVATTILPASSEAFKVKDIDALQKYVGESYKISLLFVVPMCVGLALFAVPTLSLLYFKNPAYVAGASALAILAIGMTFYSIFSISTSIVQGIGNPRIPMYILIVGSIITGILSWTLIPTMGIAGGALATTIACFVMMVPCVYFVFKLTKTKAPTVPVIKILAATLIMGAFGYFIPKTTLFLFPGILLCMIVYFFALILVKFFTKDDIATLREYSSKLGPLSKIVNKMLNFVEKIEFRNK
- the cfbB gene encoding Ni-sirohydrochlorin a,c-diamide synthase, whose protein sequence is MRIILAGTGSAVGKTTIATGIMKALSEKYNVQPFKVGPDYIDPSYHTLATGNTSRNLDSFFMKDGQVRDSYLKAMKDKDIAVIEGVRGLYEGIDSINDIGSTASVAKSLKAPVVLIINSRSLVKSAAALVLGFKALDSEVNIAGVILNKVKNKAHYEKTKRSIEEITKTEVIGGIVRDDNISIEQRHLGLVPAVERENSLKFIDIWSETIKNSIDLDRLVEIAKTAPKITSDIVPIWNKLNKQPVKIGVAFDEVFNFYYKENIESLEANNAKVVYFSPLKDEGLPDVDGLYIGGGYPELFSKQLSANENMLKEIKDFHLESRPIFAECGGLMYLMNSIHEDKMVDVYPYKSILTDRVQALKYTIAEVTQDNIISKKGEKFNGHEFHYSKVIVDKNNIKHNLAFNILRGKGSYNLQDGFMEKNTLASYVHTHVAAMPDFGGNLAISSLELGG
- a CDS encoding flavodoxin family protein → MKVFGICASPRNSTTEYVLKEALSNLEADGFQTEIFTCRAKDIKPCMHCDYCLENKKCIIDDDMADVYEGLQNADGIILATPVQSGGISSNLSAIMDRTRALEAVDYNLLRGKIGMSIAVGGDRTGGQDFAHLKNITYFMIHGIIPVSGGPFGSNLGASFWSNDSMEDIMNDTYGMESLMRTLHEFKNFLNKYI
- a CDS encoding bifunctional 5,6,7,8-tetrahydromethanopterin hydro-lyase/3-hexulose-6-phosphate synthase, which encodes MYRIGEALIGDGPELAHVDLLIGDKQGPVGQAFANGLSNLSVGHTPLTSVIRPNLMTKPATLIIPKVTVGDLDDASKIFGPAQTAVARAVADAVEDGYIPKDIVEDIVINVSVFIDPSAKDYRKIYQYNYGATKLAIRRAMEGYPSIDKVLAEKDRGTHPIMGFKVKKLWSPPYLQVALDLDNEAAMERIISELPDNDRILLEAGTPLVKKFGVGIIGKIRALRPDAFIIADLKTLDVGRVEVKMAADETADAVAISGLGTIESIAKAIHETQKQGIYSILDMMNVDGFADKLALLPDDLKPDIVLLHRNVDMESYMAEHGEDTGDMTEWGNIKDIKSVLGKKGLVAVAGGIKPTNVEEAIEKGANIIIAGRYIIGSRDVRRAAQDFLEHFDPDPDNMRLAMDEDENIEVKD
- a CDS encoding zinc ribbon domain-containing protein; its protein translation is MGFCNSCGRPIVKEDYGTNKDGSLNPEFCKDCFQNGEYTEPDITLNEMIIRKSKEMMAKNPRLAETHATGITTMFIPGLKRWNPEFQDDYKDIKDL
- a CDS encoding phosphoserine phosphatase — encoded protein: MKVGKGIVKKYSREYNRTLKNGERKKYTTEQIQITVPKQEDIYQNKEEVLIIPQGEIENFKNMTEENQALKVANYLHVEEVKELERQLEDNLNPSTLEFKNEIESLKAEITQKNNDIAEIENKFKSLHEDNLNELKHENNLIRDKHSKLIIENENLKTKFVNIKTENENLKTKYSSIKEENKNLKTKCSTLKEEHSSIKESYNQVSSKYDQLKQENLNTKTSYAEMYELNEDLEKDYDSLRLEYNELVDKYNALEEELYNIKNNKSHDEYIANKVREFILKSRS
- a CDS encoding threonine--tRNA ligase; the protein is MRILLIHSDYLNYNVKNKTPVAEEIEEAKKEGSFDDSLVVFTAVEKDDENNPEGIVKNLVSEVMKANDQVKAENIVLYPYAHLSSSLSSPKVAVQILKDAEEALLAENLSVKRVPFGWYKAFEISCKGHPLSELSRTITADAEEVKVERKPSKWQILEGDKITEIEEFNFDNHAFKQLVDYELGRGASDEGEPPHVKLMREKEICDYEPASDVGNLRWYPKGKLIRDLLADYVYDLTVERGAMPVETPIFYDLDNQAIYEHAYKFGERQYRTDTKKNLMLRFAACFGAFRLMSDSYLTWKNLPAKIFELTRYSFRYEKKGEVVGLKRLRAFTMPDCHSFCTDVHASLEEFSQQTDMCMQTGKDLNLDFEVIFRATQDFFEENEQWMYEIARKFNKPILLEILPERHHYWVCKIDLANIDALGRPIENPTVQIDVESGKRFDITYLGEDGKQHNPTILHTSPTGSIERVLCAMLEKTAIEINERSPMLPTWLSPIQARILTVGEAHEEFAEELYQKINAANIRVDIDDRDESVGKKIRNAAKEWIPYIFVIGDKEVESGKFQVTVRETGEKVDMTVDELIAEINEKCEGKPFRKLPLPKDISKRINFQ